From the Micromonospora lupini genome, one window contains:
- a CDS encoding outer membrane protein assembly factor BamB family protein gives MTRDDVERVATPLLRRAVERAREVIAAAGLRPDQLAGLFLVGGSSRIPLVARMLHAELGVAPTVLDQPEMPVAEGALTDLPLRRALPAYAGPQAAPAGPAPAGPSAPPPAGPSAPAAVPSAPTAPAPAQTAPSTVPTAPAPAQTVASNAPTVPSQPGPGLGGPGWPSPGSTVPGPPGVAGTLVGAAGATPTPTSPTPPGGTTWRRARWVVLGAVLALAGVATAATLYLLRDRYPDLEFGSLREVSRLPAGAERPSGMWTAVLDDRAYLGYALPDDRLEVVAVDTGTGDELWRRQTDVAAYDWSRLIAVPGAVAVLADAPGDSTPRELILLDARSGAQRWHRAIRGDDDVYFSDDTAVVVDRSAGRLVGLKLGDGTDKWSRPNPRDQYGGIRTVVRPVGTDEAAGGPAFLDGAARDSWTGKGRRLVQLGADRSVRLLDMSSGSVLREWGNVADLDDLMVAHEDRLYVAPADGGYQVLAYDLGSDAAPVVLYRAENAEYRLKALVACGERRACLLQVRNSDSERTEVVAATEGKAPVSWSAPGATRLVPVGDQLLAEREYPKATVTLFDAAGKPVLVDRPGVAARLDAGNLLVFAEPTSAVADNRSVAGVWAESGEVDELGQLVDVRSASCSWNTRIIACGADRDFVLYGFTND, from the coding sequence TTGACGCGCGACGACGTCGAGCGGGTGGCCACGCCGCTGCTGCGTCGTGCCGTGGAGCGGGCCCGGGAGGTGATCGCCGCCGCCGGTCTCCGGCCCGACCAGCTCGCCGGGCTGTTCCTGGTCGGCGGTTCGTCGCGGATTCCGCTTGTGGCACGGATGCTGCACGCCGAGCTGGGAGTGGCGCCGACGGTGCTGGACCAGCCGGAGATGCCGGTGGCCGAGGGCGCGTTGACGGACCTTCCGCTGCGCCGAGCCCTGCCGGCGTACGCGGGACCGCAGGCCGCGCCGGCCGGCCCGGCTCCGGCCGGCCCGTCCGCGCCGCCTCCGGCCGGCCCGTCCGCGCCGGCTGCGGTGCCGTCCGCGCCGACCGCGCCAGCGCCCGCGCAGACCGCGCCGTCGACCGTGCCGACCGCGCCGGCCCCCGCGCAGACCGTGGCGTCGAACGCGCCGACCGTGCCGTCGCAACCCGGGCCGGGGTTGGGCGGGCCGGGTTGGCCGTCGCCCGGGTCGACCGTGCCGGGGCCGCCCGGCGTCGCGGGCACTCTGGTCGGCGCGGCAGGCGCAACCCCGACGCCCACTTCGCCCACCCCACCCGGCGGTACGACCTGGCGGCGAGCCCGCTGGGTGGTGCTCGGCGCGGTGCTCGCCCTGGCCGGGGTGGCCACCGCGGCGACGCTCTACCTGCTGCGGGACCGCTATCCGGACCTGGAGTTCGGGTCGCTGCGCGAGGTGTCGCGGCTGCCGGCCGGCGCCGAACGGCCCAGCGGGATGTGGACGGCGGTGCTCGACGATCGGGCCTACCTCGGGTATGCGCTGCCGGACGACCGCCTGGAGGTGGTGGCCGTCGACACCGGCACCGGTGACGAGCTGTGGCGCAGGCAGACCGACGTCGCCGCGTACGACTGGTCGCGGCTGATCGCCGTACCGGGGGCGGTCGCGGTTCTCGCCGACGCTCCGGGCGACAGCACCCCTCGGGAACTGATCCTCCTGGACGCCCGCTCCGGCGCCCAGCGCTGGCACCGGGCGATCCGTGGCGACGACGACGTCTACTTCTCCGACGACACGGCGGTTGTGGTGGACAGGTCCGCCGGCCGGCTGGTCGGCCTGAAGCTGGGCGACGGCACCGACAAGTGGAGCAGGCCCAACCCGCGCGACCAGTACGGCGGCATCCGTACCGTCGTCCGGCCGGTGGGCACCGACGAGGCGGCGGGCGGACCGGCGTTCCTCGACGGCGCCGCCCGCGACTCGTGGACGGGCAAGGGTCGGCGACTCGTGCAGCTCGGCGCGGACCGGTCGGTGCGGCTGCTCGACATGTCCTCCGGCTCGGTGCTGCGGGAGTGGGGTAACGTCGCCGACCTCGACGACCTGATGGTGGCGCACGAGGACCGGCTCTACGTGGCCCCCGCCGACGGCGGGTACCAGGTGCTGGCGTACGACCTGGGCTCCGACGCGGCCCCGGTGGTCCTCTACCGGGCCGAGAACGCGGAGTACCGGCTGAAGGCGCTGGTGGCGTGCGGGGAGCGGCGGGCCTGTCTGTTGCAGGTGCGCAACAGCGACTCCGAGCGCACCGAGGTGGTCGCGGCGACCGAGGGCAAGGCGCCGGTCTCCTGGTCGGCGCCGGGCGCGACCCGCCTGGTCCCGGTCGGCGACCAGCTGCTCGCCGAGCGGGAGTACCCGAAGGCGACTGTCACCCTCTTCGACGCCGCCGGCAAGCCGGTGCTTGTCGACCGCCCCGGCGTGGCGGCCCGACTGGACGCCGGCAACCTGCTCGTCTTCGCCGAGCCGACAAGCGCGGTGGCGGACAACCGCAGCGTGGCGGGCGTGTGGGCCGAGTCGGGTGAGGTCGACGAGCTGGGCCAGCTCGTCGACGTCCGCAGCGCGTCCTGCTCGTGGAACACCCGGATCATCGCCTGCGGCGCGGACCGCGACTTCGTCCTGTACGGGTTCACCAACGACTGA